From Cydia strobilella chromosome 4, ilCydStro3.1, whole genome shotgun sequence, the proteins below share one genomic window:
- the LOC134740552 gene encoding transcription elongation factor S-II has translation MSVEEDVMKIQKKLTKMTSDDGTGQEEALELLKTLQTMAINLDVLTKTRIGMTVNALRKSSKDEEVISLCKTLIKNWKKFLSAPNTPSKESGGSSKSKKDSGKDKDKKDDKEKDKKLQQSFPPQSNTTDAVRLKCRELLTSALKVDGENPNSCGTPEELAEELEECIYGEFKNTDMRYKNRVRSRVANLKDPKNPTLRTNFLNGVISASRLAKMTPEEMASDEMKKLREKFIKEAIDDAQLATVQGTKTEMLKCGKCKKKNCTYNQLQTRSSDEPMTTFVLCNECGNRWKFC, from the exons atGAGCGTAGAAGAAGATGTTatgaaaatacaaaagaaaTTGACCAAAATGACATCGGATGATGGCACG GGCCAAGAAGAAGCATTGGAGTTGCTTAAAACTCTGCAAACCATGGCTATCAACTTGGATGTGCTGACTAAAACGAGGATAGGCATGACTGTTAATGCTCTACGCAAGTCAAGTAAGGATGAGGAAGTGATATCTCTCTGTAAAACGCTTATTAAAAACTGGAAAAAGTTCTTGTCGGCGCCTAATACTCCGTCCAAGGAGTCTGGAGGGTCATCTAAGTCTAAGAAAGATTCTGGGAAAGACAAGGATAAGAAAGATGACAAGGAAAAAGACAAGAAACTGCAACAATCATTCCCACCCCAGTCAAACACAACTGATGCTGTAAGACTCAAGTGCAGGGAACTGCTCACTAGTGCACTTAAGGTAGACGGAGAAAATCCCAATTCTTGTGGAACCCCAGAAGAGCTTGCTGAAGAATTGGAAGAATGTATTTATGGTGAATTTAAGAACACAGATATGAGATACAAAAACAGAGTGAGGTCGAGAGTAGCTAATCTAAAAGATCCTAAGAACCCGACCCTACGCACAAACTTCCTCAATGGTGTCATTTCAGCTTCCCGGTTAGCTAAGATGACTCCGGAGGAAATGGCCAGTGATGAAATGAAGAAACTAAGAGAGAAATTCATTAAAGAAGCTATTGATGATGCTCAATTGGCCACTGTACAAGGCACCAAAACTGAAATGCTTAAGTGTGGTAAGTGCAAAAAGAAGAATTGTACTTACAACCAGCTGCAGACCAGAAGCTCTGATGAACCTATGACCACTTTTGTACTCTGTAATGAGTGTGGTAACCGCTGGAAGTTCTGCTAA